One window from the genome of Anolis sagrei isolate rAnoSag1 chromosome 4, rAnoSag1.mat, whole genome shotgun sequence encodes:
- the GNG5 gene encoding guanine nucleotide-binding protein G(I)/G(S)/G(O) subunit gamma-5 — protein MSSNVAAMKKVVQQLRLEASVSRVKVSQAAADLKQFCLQNAHHDPLLTGVSSSTNPFRPQKVCSFL, from the exons ATGTCCTCCAACGTGGCGGCCATGAAGAAAGTGGTGCAGCAGCTGCGCCTCGAGGCCAGCGTCAGCCGCGTGAAG gTTTCACAAGCTGCAGCTGATTTGAAGCAGTTTTGTCTGCAGAATGCACATCATGATCCTTTATTAACAGGGGTATCTTCAAGTACAAATCCATTTAGACCACAGAAAGTCTGCTCATTTCTCTGA